The Thalassophryne amazonica chromosome 18, fThaAma1.1, whole genome shotgun sequence DNA window gttttgtttcatgggggggggggggggggggatactagtcagtatctggtgtgaccaccatttgcctcatgcagtgcaacacatctcctttgcatcatccgtgaagagaacacctctccaacgtgccaaacaccagcaaatgtgagcatttgcccactcaagttggttacgacgacgaactggagtcaggtcgagaccccgatgaggacgacgagcatgcagatgagcttccctgagacggtttctgacagtttgtgcagaaattctttggttatgcaaaccgattgtttcagcagttgtccgagtggctggtctcagacgatcttggaggtgaacatgctggatgtggaggtcctgggctggtgtggttacacgtggtctgcggttgtgaggctggttggatgtactgccaaattctctgaaacgcctttggagacggcttatggtagagaaatgaacattcaatacacgagtaacagctctggttgacattcctgctgtcagcatgccaattgcacgctccctcaaatcttgcaacatctgtggcattgtgctgtgtgataaaactgcacctttcagagtggccttttattgtgggcagtctaaggcacacctgtgcactaatcatggtgtctaatcagcatcttgatatggcacacctgtgaggtgggatggattatctcagcaaaggagaagtgctcactatcacagattcagactggtttgtgaacaatatttgagagaaatggtaatattgtgtatgtggaaaaagttttagatctttgagttcatctcatacaaaatgggagcaaaaccaaaagtgttgcgtttatatttttgttgactatATGTATTTTAAGTCTGAGCTTGTTCTATCGTCAGGGGCCGATTCATCTTAATTTGAAGGGGGGGTGAAAATATTAATAATCTGTAGcctttttcctgcattttaaGGCAATCTGGAAAGTAAAATACTGACTTTCTAACAAGTAAGTTGCTCCTTCAGGGTCAACACAAGATTCAACACACGTTTTGCActtgatacccttcctgacacaacaggtgggttttgaaccaggaaccttccacactggaaaaaaATGCAGACTTAACCACCAACTGTAACACACAGGTGTTGTTTTTAAGCATCAAAAATCTTCAGAGGACAGACTTCACTCAAATTagctcatttattttgttgtttttaccccataactcgataacattcagtcacagatagtccaaactatacctttttgaaatctttacaaggagacaaataatgtggtacacttttcaatatgatctgagcattttttaaatgttgaacccTGTGTTTGACCCCTGCCTGACTATAGCCACCACACTGGGATGGCCACCAAACATTTCTGGTGGTTTTTATGGTCCACTGAAGCTGGATTGTAGGTGTTATTTAGTCTGCTTAAGAGGTACAGAAAACCTGCTTAGCCCAAGTATTATATAGGCACAAACCTTTTGTCCCCACATGGGAGTCACATGTGACTACATACACAGATTTATGTCCCCACAACATGACCAATTCCAGTAGCAGACACAATGGGACAGaaagggtgtccaaacttttgacttgtagtgaatgcacacacacacacacacacacacacacacacacacacacacacacacacacacacacacacacacacacacacacacacacacacacacacacacacacataccttaCCATCTGCTGACAAGTGCAGCTGTTCAAAAATAGTCCTTCATCAGTAACTTGTGAGTGGCTGCAGAGCAAACAGTCTGAGCAGGACTTTGGCGTCTGTACAATGACCACGTTTGTTTAAAAACCCTCAAGACTTCTTGATGGATCTACTAAAGTTGTAAGTGGGATTTTGGTGTGTGTGAGTTTTTGTCAGCCGTCTACGTATGACTTGTTAAATTAAAGCCTCTTGGAGCTGACAGTCCAATCTGTGCCTTGTACTCGACCGCCTGCTGTGAACATGGAGCCTTTCCCTGACAAATTTATGGAATTCCACCCAATCCATGGAGTTAATGTTAGACTGGACCATTCAGCAACTCAGGCAACTCGGGTGGAAAGCTTTGGAAACGGGGTGTGTTTCAGCAAACACCCTCTGAATCCTGGTGAGATTTTTCTTATTGAGATTGAAGACAAGGAGCTGGGATGGTGTGGCCACCTCCGGATCGGCTTAACTGCCAGGGACCCCGGGACCTTAGAGGTAGTACCTGAATATTCCATCCCAGACTTGATGGATCTAGGTGACAGCTGGGTCTTTGCCATTACTCGCAACCATAACAAAGTCATAGAAGAAGTGGATCCTGAAGTCGGTGCTGATGGAGGGCTGGCTGGAGGACACAGACTCTGCGATAGAGGAGGAGACAATGCACCAAAAACTTTCTTCACTGACTCTCACTTGTATATAGAGAATGTTCGGATACCCAGAGACAAATTGGTAGGTCGAAGCCGACCTGGTCGCTACAGCCACATTTTGGATGACTTGTACAAGACCAACACGTTGCCCCCGACGGCCAGACGCAGCCGGATAGGAGTACTGTATGTACCTAAAGGGCCAGAGTTAGCTGACATGCACATTGTCATCAACGGTGAAGACATGGGAGCGTCTGCAAAGGGGATTCCCACCGTTCAACCTCTTTACGCTGTGGTGGACGTCTTTGCTGCTACCAAGTGCGTCCGAATTGTCCAGGTGGAGTACGGATGTGAGTGTAACACAACAAGTTTGTCTTCATGCAACGTCTTCGGTTACTGTATTAATCTCAAGTACTTGTAAGTGCTACACTGACTTCCTCTTTGTCTCTCGCTTTAGTCTCGTCTTTGCAAACACTGTGCCGACAGGCCGTCCAGAAGCACATCATCCACAGGATGGCCATTGATTGGCTGGAGCTGC harbors:
- the neurl2 gene encoding neuralized-like protein 2 → MEPFPDKFMEFHPIHGVNVRLDHSATQATRVESFGNGVCFSKHPLNPGEIFLIEIEDKELGWCGHLRIGLTARDPGTLEVVPEYSIPDLMDLGDSWVFAITRNHNKVIEEVDPEVGADGGLAGGHRLCDRGGDNAPKTFFTDSHLYIENVRIPRDKLVGRSRPGRYSHILDDLYKTNTLPPTARRSRIGVLYVPKGPELADMHIVINGEDMGASAKGIPTVQPLYAVVDVFAATKCVRIVQVEYGFSSLQTLCRQAVQKHIIHRMAIDWLELPEALKYYCKYE